A region of the Thiomicrorhabdus sp. genome:
ATCGACTTCTGGTGAGTCGTATTGGCTCTGCACAATTTTAATTTTATGACCGTATTCTAAAGCTCTTAACTGTTCAAGTTTTTCGATATCTTCAAGCTTGCCCATAGGTAATGCATTAAAGGTATCTACAAAGCGTTTGGTGTAAGCGTAAACCCCTAAATGTTTAAAGCTATCGTGATCCCAATAGTCACGACCATGTGGAATAGTGGCACGGGAGAAATATAAGGCAAAGCCATTTACATCAGTAACCAACTTCACATCTTTAGGATTTGTAATTTCTGCTTCATTGACGATTTTGAAGGACAAAGTGCTCATTTCAAAGCTTTTATCGTAATCTTCAGCTAAGAATGGAGCAATGACATCTTCTATAGATTCATGATGAACAAGCGGTTGGTCGCCTTGTACATTGACAATTAAATCATCATCTTTTAAACCAAGAGCATTAGCTGCCGCTGCAATACGGTCAGTACCAGAAGCGGCTTCAATAGGTGTCATTACCACCTTACCACCAAAGGCTTCTACTACCTCTTTAATGCGGTCATCATCCGTAGCAATATAAACCCCAGCCAGCCCCTGAGCTTTAGAAATACGCTCATATACATGCTGAATCATCGGTTTACCATCAATCAGCTTTAAAGGCTTACCAGGTAAACGAGAAGAACCGTATCGAGCAGGAATAAAAACATAAGTGTTCATAGTAGAAGGCTTTTTAGGTAGGTTAAAATTTTAGGTTTAATGGAATTTGGACGTCAATTTTTGAGATTTGGCTAGGTGTTGATGAGGGAGTTGAGTATTACTCAATGACCGATTCAACAACAACGCCAAAACCAAAAAGTGGTGAACCAAAATTTACATTTTGGAGTATAAGGAGCGTAACAACTCTGGCGTTACCTTCTCTTTCCAGCTTGGTCCGTAAACATTTTCCCAAAGTGGTGCTAAACCAGAAGCGGTACGAATCATTTTTTCCATATCTTCTTCTGATAGGTCTTTGGTGATGCCTTTCGGAAGGGTGATATTGTGCTTTGCCATCATCTCACGGAAAATTTTAACGCCTTCAGGGTAGAAGTCATCAAGCACATCAAATGCAATACAGTTACCAATACCATGGTGATATCCCATTACATAAGACAATCCGTAAGATAATGCGTGACACGCACCTACTTGGCTATAGGCAATACTTTGACCACCCATATATGACGCCATCATCAGTTTTTCATCTGAATCGGGATGGTCATTTAAAAAGATTTCGTAACATAGGTCTAAAGATTTTTCACCAAATGCACGGGCAAATTCATTAATGTAAGTACCATTTAGGGCTTCAATATTGTGAATGTAACAATCCATTCCTGTATAGAACCACTGGTCTTTCGGTACGCCTTTGATAAGGTCAGGATCCATAATGATTTGGTCATAAACCGTATGGTCAGAGTTCATGCCTAATTTTTTGTCTGGGCCTGTTAATACGGTTGTACGCGAAGCTTCCGCTCCGGTACCCGAAATGGTTGGAATGCCAACGTGATGAACTGCTGGGTTTTTAATTAAATCCCAACCTTGGTAAGAGGCAGAACCTCCTTCATTGGTTAGCATTAAGGCAACTGCTTTACCTAAATCTAAAGAAGAACCACCACCAAGCCCCACTACGCTTACTGGGTTACGGCCGTCTATATTTTTTGCAGAGTACTCCTGAACTTCAACGGTTAGGGCATCAACATATTTGGTTTTAGGTTCATCGGTAACGTCTAACCAAATGACCATGTCTTTTCCCGTTGCAGGAATACGTTCTGCTAAAGGCTTGTCTTTATGCACTTCATCTACTAGGAAGACCACAAAATCGTCTGTGCTTTTACGCTCTTCAGCAAGAACATCATCAAGTTGGTCAAATGACCCTCGACCAAAAATCATCTTAGGTACGGTTTTAAAATTACGAAATTTCATAATGCAGTTTTCCTAGTAAGCCGCAATGGCCTTACAGTTATTTTTTAAATACGTTTGCGAATGCGTCAATTCTGAACTGAATGTCTTCTTCTGTCCAGGATAATTGAATCAACATAGAGATAGTTCGGCTCATAATATCATCCGATTTTGGTGTTTTTACTTGTGTGTAATCTGGACGATCAGCAATTAAATCAATTGGTAGTTTGGCTGAACTTTTCATCTCATGGATGTGTTTCCAGTTTTTTAAATAATGCCAGTTATTGGCATACCAATAAAATACCGCAGGCACTTTTTGTTCACCAAGTGCAGCCACAACTTCTTTTGCACGTTCTTCAGTTGGCATGATAATGCTTAAGAATCCTGCATTATCGCCAGATTCATCGGCAATTACACGGAAAGAGACTTCAGGGTATTGCTGAAGTGCATCTTTTAAAGCTTTTTTATTACGGCGTTGAATCTCTAAAATGCGGTCGAGTTTTTTCCACTGAGCGACACCCACTGCCGCATTCATTTCTGAGATACGGAAATTACTTCCCATAATAGGGTGGCTTTCTGCACCACGGTCCATGCCGATATGGTCATGACCATGATCTGAAAACATGTGAGCATTGTTGTAGATGGTTTCATCGTTAGTTAAAACGGCACCACCCTCTCCACAAGAGATAGTTTTTACTGAGTCAAATGAGAAAGTTCCAACCTGTCCAATGGTGCCAAGGGCTTTACCTTTATAGGTCGCTCCTGTAGCTTGGCAAGCGTCTTCTAAAAGCACGAGGTTGTGTTTGTCACATACGGCTTTGATTTCATCCATGTGACCACCGTAACCGCACATGTGTACAAAGTTAACGGCTTTGGTTCTTGGAGTGATTACCGCTTCAATGCCTTCGGCAGAAAGAGTTAGGGTTTCATCAATTTCTGCAAAGATTGGGATTGCACCTGCTAAGACAATCGCTTCAATACTCGCTACAAAGGTAAATGGCGGCACAATAACTTCATCGCCAGCACCAATGCCAGCTGCAGCTAAAGCCGTCGTTAAAGCCGTTGTTCCACTTGAGACTAAATGAGCGTGTTTAACGTCAATTGTTTCACAGATCATGCTTTCTAGCTCGCGAGCTTTCCAAACATCATTACGCATCCCGTCAAAGTTGTAACGAAAGGTAAATCCTTTGTCCATGACTTCATTGATTTGTTGTTTTTCGGATTCATCAAAAATCTCAAAACCTGGCATTACATACTCCTAAAAATGGGTCAAACGTGTTTTTTTGTTTGGTTTACGTTGTTTACTGAATTCTTTACGTGAATTGATTGAGCTTTAATAATGAGTTTATTCAGTTTCAAGCAAAGCGGCAATCATGTTTTTATGTATTGCTATTTGTTTCTCTTTACGTAAACGGTTTGCAGTAAAAATGCTTTGTAGTTTGTTAAGAGCGATTTCAAAATTATTGTTTACCACAATATAATCAAATTCAGCGTAGTGCGACATTTCGCTAACGGCATCTTGCATACGGCGTTCAATAATATCTTCGCTATCCGTTCCGCGGTTTGTTAAACGTTTATGCAGTTCTTCACGTGATGGAGGCAAAATAAAAATTGAAATTGCATCAGGCATTAATTTTCTAACTTGCTGAGCACCTTGCCAATCAATCTCTAAAATTACGTCTTTACGAGCTTCTAACTGGGCCTCTACCGTGCTTTTAGATGTTCCGTAAAAGTTGTCAAATACTTGAGCGTGTTCCAAAAAATCGCCTTGAGCGATCTTTTCATTAAAAGCTTCTACGCTTATAAAATGGTAGTTTACGCCGTCTTCTTCACCTGGACGCATCTCACGAGTGGTACTTGATACGGAAACAATAATACGACTGTCTTGTTCAATTAACTTGCTAACAAGAGATGTTTTGCCTGCACCAGACGGGGCTGAAATAATATACAGTGAACCGCTCATAAGAACTTCTCCGGTATTGAATAAATTTGAAGTAGTGGCGTATTTTAACAGAGAATTAAATTGCTTTGGGGTGTCTATTATATGCACTCGTTGTATTTATGCCATTCCAAAAGCCCTCTAAAACATAAACTTCTTGCTTGGTCGGCTTCAGAAGCGGCAGTACAGGCCTGGAGAATTGAATAAATGTAATTTTTTATTCGATTAAGTCGTATAAGTCACGGCAAATTTTTAAAATCTATTTATAATGATTGTATGCATAAAGAAAGTATATTTTTAGTAGGTCCTATGGGGGCTGGAAAGTCCACAGTAGGTAAATTATTGGCCGAAAAGTTGCACTACCGTTTTGTGGACAGTGATCATGAGATTGAAGCCCGAACGGGTGCAACCATTCCGATGATTTTTGACATTGAAGGTGAGCTGGGCTTTAGAACCCGTGAAGCGGCCATGATTGATGAATTGTCAGAACGTAATGAGGTTGTGTTGGCAACAGGTGGTGGTGTGGTCGAAACAGAAAGTAATCGACAGCATTTGCGATCTCGTGGTTTTGTTGTGTATTTAAAGTCTCCAGTAGAATCATTAATACAAAGAACCAAACACGACCGTAATCGTCCGTTATTACAAACTGATAATCCAGCACAAGTGTTGCGTGATTTAATGGAACGCCGTGAGCCGTGGTATTTAGAAATGGCCGATTTGGTGATTGAAACTCAGCAAGTACCGGTACACCGTGTGGTCAAACAAATTATTGATTGTTTAGAGTCTGAACAGATTGTCTAGTTAGGCCGATAGAATCAACAAGGTAAGAGAAAAAACGTGAAAACATTAAAGGTTGAATTAGGGGATAGAAGTTATCCTATTTTTATTGGTCAAGGACTAATGGGTAATGCTGAGTTAGTAAAACCCTTTGTTAAAGGCCAACAAGTCTTAATTGTTACCAATACAACGGTGGCTCCACTTTATTTAGAAGCGTGCAAAAAATCTTTTGCTGACTTTAATGTTCAATCTGTGGTGTTACCTGATGGCGAAGAGTATAAAAATTTAGAAACCTTAAACCTAGTGTTTGATAAGTTAATTGGCGACCGTTTTGATCGCAGTTGCACACTGGTTGCTTTGGGTGGCGGAGTTATTGGTGATATGACTGGATTTGCGGCGGCAGCGTTTCAGCGTGGCGTGAATTTTATTCAAATGCCAACCACTTTGCTTTCTCAAGTAGATTCATCAGTAGGCGGAAAAACAGGGGTGAATCACTCATTAGGTAAAAATATGATTGGGGCTTTTCATCAGCCTGAATGTGTGGTGATTGATACTGAAACGCTCAATTCGTTAGAAGATCGCCAATTATCAGCAGGCCTGGCAGAAGTGATTAAATATGGCTTAATTCAAGACCCAGAGTTTTTTGAATGGTTAGAAGCCAATATTGAAAAACTGCTTAATCGTGAGCCAGAAGCTTTGTCATACGCGATTGAACGTTCTTGCCAAGATAAGGCAGACATAGTGGCAAAAGATGAAAAAGAAGCTGGTTTACGTGCTTTATTTAATTTGGGGCACACTTTTGGTCATGCGATTGAAGCGGGTATGGGTTACGGTAATTGGTTGCATGGAGAGGGCGTGAGTGCTGGTTCTATGCAAGCGGTATATATGTCTAAGTTATTAGGCAATCTTTCTCAGGAAGATGAAGACCGTATTAAAGCTATTTTTGAGCGTGCTCATTTGCCTGTTGTTCCGCCATCGGTTGCAGAGATGAGTAATGAGAAATATTTAGGTTTAATGGCTGGCGATAAAAAAGTACAAGCAGGTACGATTCGTTTGGTATTGCTAAAAAACATCGGTCAAGCTTATGTCACTGGTGATTATCCTCAAACATTATTAGAGCAAACTCTTACTGAATGGCGATAATCGTTATTTATTAGAATTATTTTTTCTAGAATTAGACTGCTTATAAATAAAGGTTTAGCCAGTACAAAGTTAATACAAAACAGGCTGTTTTCACAGGAGCGTAGAGATGACAAGTAAATATGCAAAGCAATTTGATGTAGAAGGCGTTAAATTTACGACTCGTGATGGGATTGAACTCATTCATATAGAAAATCAGTTTGCTAAGGCAACCATTACAACGTACGGAGCAACGGTATTAAGTTTTATTCCGCATGGTCAGCGTGATGTGCTTTGGGTCAGTAATTCTGCCGTTTATGATGGAACAAAGCCAGTAAGAGGTGGAGTGCCT
Encoded here:
- the kdsB gene encoding 3-deoxy-manno-octulosonate cytidylyltransferase; amino-acid sequence: MNTYVFIPARYGSSRLPGKPLKLIDGKPMIQHVYERISKAQGLAGVYIATDDDRIKEVVEAFGGKVVMTPIEAASGTDRIAAAANALGLKDDDLIVNVQGDQPLVHHESIEDVIAPFLAEDYDKSFEMSTLSFKIVNEAEITNPKDVKLVTDVNGFALYFSRATIPHGRDYWDHDSFKHLGVYAYTKRFVDTFNALPMGKLEDIEKLEQLRALEYGHKIKIVQSQYDSPEVDLPGDIAIMEALLQAGH
- a CDS encoding iron-containing alcohol dehydrogenase family protein, with the translated sequence MKFRNFKTVPKMIFGRGSFDQLDDVLAEERKSTDDFVVFLVDEVHKDKPLAERIPATGKDMVIWLDVTDEPKTKYVDALTVEVQEYSAKNIDGRNPVSVVGLGGGSSLDLGKAVALMLTNEGGSASYQGWDLIKNPAVHHVGIPTISGTGAEASRTTVLTGPDKKLGMNSDHTVYDQIIMDPDLIKGVPKDQWFYTGMDCYIHNIEALNGTYINEFARAFGEKSLDLCYEIFLNDHPDSDEKLMMASYMGGQSIAYSQVGACHALSYGLSYVMGYHHGIGNCIAFDVLDDFYPEGVKIFREMMAKHNITLPKGITKDLSEEDMEKMIRTASGLAPLWENVYGPSWKEKVTPELLRSLYSKM
- a CDS encoding DegT/DnrJ/EryC1/StrS family aminotransferase, with protein sequence MPGFEIFDESEKQQINEVMDKGFTFRYNFDGMRNDVWKARELESMICETIDVKHAHLVSSGTTALTTALAAAGIGAGDEVIVPPFTFVASIEAIVLAGAIPIFAEIDETLTLSAEGIEAVITPRTKAVNFVHMCGYGGHMDEIKAVCDKHNLVLLEDACQATGATYKGKALGTIGQVGTFSFDSVKTISCGEGGAVLTNDETIYNNAHMFSDHGHDHIGMDRGAESHPIMGSNFRISEMNAAVGVAQWKKLDRILEIQRRNKKALKDALQQYPEVSFRVIADESGDNAGFLSIIMPTEERAKEVVAALGEQKVPAVFYWYANNWHYLKNWKHIHEMKSSAKLPIDLIADRPDYTQVKTPKSDDIMSRTISMLIQLSWTEEDIQFRIDAFANVFKK
- the gmk gene encoding guanylate kinase is translated as MSGSLYIISAPSGAGKTSLVSKLIEQDSRIIVSVSSTTREMRPGEEDGVNYHFISVEAFNEKIAQGDFLEHAQVFDNFYGTSKSTVEAQLEARKDVILEIDWQGAQQVRKLMPDAISIFILPPSREELHKRLTNRGTDSEDIIERRMQDAVSEMSHYAEFDYIVVNNNFEIALNKLQSIFTANRLRKEKQIAIHKNMIAALLETE
- a CDS encoding shikimate kinase, coding for MGAGKSTVGKLLAEKLHYRFVDSDHEIEARTGATIPMIFDIEGELGFRTREAAMIDELSERNEVVLATGGGVVETESNRQHLRSRGFVVYLKSPVESLIQRTKHDRNRPLLQTDNPAQVLRDLMERREPWYLEMADLVIETQQVPVHRVVKQIIDCLESEQIV
- the aroB gene encoding 3-dehydroquinate synthase, which encodes MKTLKVELGDRSYPIFIGQGLMGNAELVKPFVKGQQVLIVTNTTVAPLYLEACKKSFADFNVQSVVLPDGEEYKNLETLNLVFDKLIGDRFDRSCTLVALGGGVIGDMTGFAAAAFQRGVNFIQMPTTLLSQVDSSVGGKTGVNHSLGKNMIGAFHQPECVVIDTETLNSLEDRQLSAGLAEVIKYGLIQDPEFFEWLEANIEKLLNREPEALSYAIERSCQDKADIVAKDEKEAGLRALFNLGHTFGHAIEAGMGYGNWLHGEGVSAGSMQAVYMSKLLGNLSQEDEDRIKAIFERAHLPVVPPSVAEMSNEKYLGLMAGDKKVQAGTIRLVLLKNIGQAYVTGDYPQTLLEQTLTEWR